A DNA window from Candidatus Bipolaricaulota bacterium contains the following coding sequences:
- a CDS encoding V-type ATP synthase subunit A: protein MTQKTEQQTGTIIYINGPVVKGAGMSEANVMELVYVSDERLAGEIINIDEDIATIQVYEDTTGLKPGMPIHRSGQPLSVELGPGLLGKVFDGIARPLEAIRAEQGTFIGRGVHVETIDREKKWEFTPTVNQGDNVVPGTIIGTVPETPLLEHRIVVPAGIAGKVKRIAAPGEYTVTDEIAVIETEDGDRPLTMLQHWPVRRAHPLKERMKPSVPLITGQRVIDILFPLAKGGAAAIPGGFGAGKTVLQHQLASWSDADLIIYIGCGERGNEMTDVLEEFPKLKDPRSGHPLMERTILIANTSNMPVTARESSIYTGVTIAEYYRDMGYHVALMADSTSRWAEAIREIAGRLEEMPVEEGFPAYLPARLAEFYERAGYGKVGPDREGSITIIGAVSPPGGDFTEPVTQNTKRFIRTFWALDKRLAFARHFPAISWIDTYSEYVDEMAAWWQKEKGVDWRSLRQRALSILARENELQKIVQIIGPDALPSEQRLVLQVASLIKEGFLQQNATDEIDRYSTPEKEIKMLELLVHYEERAKKLLSQGLPVYRIQEMKINLKLATMKHEVPDDKLEELDKIKEEMDAEFDQLEQGLARPAEVRG, encoded by the coding sequence ATGACACAAAAGACTGAACAACAGACGGGAACGATTATCTACATCAATGGACCTGTGGTTAAGGGCGCGGGGATGTCCGAGGCGAACGTAATGGAACTCGTGTACGTCTCCGACGAGCGGTTGGCCGGAGAGATCATCAACATCGACGAGGACATCGCTACGATCCAGGTGTACGAAGACACGACCGGGCTCAAGCCCGGGATGCCGATTCACCGCTCTGGGCAACCGCTCTCCGTCGAGCTCGGCCCCGGACTCCTGGGGAAGGTGTTCGACGGGATCGCCCGGCCGCTGGAGGCAATCCGGGCGGAACAGGGGACGTTCATCGGCCGCGGGGTCCATGTGGAAACGATCGACCGGGAGAAGAAATGGGAGTTCACCCCGACGGTCAATCAAGGAGACAACGTGGTTCCAGGCACGATCATCGGCACGGTGCCGGAGACTCCGCTCCTCGAGCATCGGATCGTCGTGCCGGCCGGGATCGCCGGCAAAGTGAAGCGGATCGCCGCTCCTGGGGAGTACACCGTTACCGATGAGATCGCGGTGATCGAGACCGAGGACGGAGATCGGCCGCTGACCATGCTCCAGCACTGGCCGGTGCGGCGGGCGCACCCGCTGAAGGAGCGAATGAAGCCGTCCGTCCCGCTCATCACCGGGCAGCGGGTGATCGACATCCTGTTCCCGCTCGCCAAGGGGGGAGCGGCGGCGATCCCGGGTGGCTTCGGAGCGGGGAAGACCGTCCTCCAACACCAGCTCGCCAGCTGGTCGGACGCCGACCTGATCATCTACATCGGCTGCGGAGAGCGGGGAAACGAGATGACCGACGTGTTGGAGGAGTTTCCCAAGCTGAAGGATCCACGCTCCGGCCATCCGTTGATGGAGCGCACGATCCTGATCGCCAATACGTCCAACATGCCGGTGACGGCACGGGAGAGCTCGATCTACACCGGGGTGACGATCGCCGAGTACTACCGCGACATGGGCTATCACGTCGCTCTGATGGCCGACTCCACCTCCCGCTGGGCCGAGGCGATCAGGGAGATCGCTGGACGCTTGGAGGAGATGCCGGTGGAGGAGGGATTCCCCGCCTATCTTCCGGCGCGGCTCGCCGAGTTCTACGAGCGAGCGGGTTATGGAAAGGTCGGGCCGGACCGGGAGGGGTCGATCACGATCATCGGTGCGGTCTCGCCCCCTGGGGGAGACTTCACTGAGCCGGTCACCCAGAACACGAAGCGGTTCATCCGCACGTTCTGGGCGCTGGACAAACGGCTCGCGTTCGCCCGCCACTTCCCGGCGATCTCGTGGATCGACACCTACTCCGAATACGTCGATGAGATGGCCGCGTGGTGGCAGAAGGAGAAGGGGGTCGACTGGCGGAGCCTGCGCCAGCGGGCCCTGTCCATCCTGGCGCGGGAGAACGAGCTGCAGAAGATCGTGCAGATCATCGGGCCGGATGCCCTCCCGTCCGAACAGCGGCTCGTCCTGCAGGTGGCCTCCCTGATCAAGGAGGGGTTCCTGCAGCAGAACGCGACCGACGAGATCGACCGTTACTCGACCCCGGAGAAGGAGATCAAGATGCTCGAGCTTCTCGTACACTACGAGGAGCGGGCAAAGAAGCTGCTCTCCCAGGGGCTCCCTGTCTACCGGATCCAAGAGATGAAGATCAACCTGAAGCTTGCAACAATGAAGCACGAGGTCCCGGACGACAAGCTGGAGGAGCTCGATAAGATCAAGGAAGAGATGGATGCGGAGTTCGATCAGCTCGAGCAGGGGCTTGCCCGACCGGCGGAAGTGAGGGGATGA
- a CDS encoding V-type ATP synthase subunit E: MTDVKTAGELAALTEHVLHQARKNAEQIVARARQEAEKIISQAEEQAKVREEELVHAGMEEVTRLRRQIVSQAQLRLKEELLREKAEILGRIVGEIRDRLTTMCAKDGKEYLDVLVGLVEAAISGEEKLPKRLILHLSPQDIARYEKELPTAITARTGVKQVELVPEPIRGGVIVEIPESHVEVDSSVSRLLQEFTPKVEALVTREIFAPLNGGGE; encoded by the coding sequence ATGACGGACGTTAAGACTGCAGGGGAGTTGGCCGCCCTGACCGAGCACGTGCTGCACCAAGCGCGTAAGAACGCCGAGCAGATAGTGGCGCGGGCCCGCCAGGAGGCGGAGAAGATCATCTCCCAGGCCGAGGAGCAGGCCAAGGTGCGCGAGGAGGAGTTGGTTCACGCCGGGATGGAGGAGGTGACGCGACTCCGCCGCCAGATCGTCTCGCAGGCGCAGCTCCGGCTGAAGGAGGAGCTCCTGCGGGAGAAGGCGGAGATCCTCGGCCGAATCGTGGGAGAGATCCGTGATCGATTAACGACGATGTGTGCCAAGGACGGGAAGGAGTATCTGGACGTTCTCGTCGGGTTGGTGGAGGCCGCAATCTCCGGGGAAGAAAAGCTCCCGAAACGATTGATCCTCCACCTATCTCCGCAAGACATCGCCCGCTATGAGAAGGAGCTTCCCACGGCCATCACCGCCCGGACAGGGGTGAAACAGGTGGAGCTTGTCCCTGAGCCGATCCGCGGTGGGGTGATCGTCGAGATCCCGGAAAGCCATGTGGAGGTCGACAGCTCCGTCTCCCGGCTCTTGCAAGAGTTCACCCCCAAGGTGGAGGCCCTGGTAACCCGGGAGATCTTCGCCCCGCTCAATGGAGGTGGGGAATGA